One region of Demequina sp. TMPB413 genomic DNA includes:
- a CDS encoding vancomycin high temperature exclusion protein — protein MRSRTRLHPRYRWLVAALVLVPTAIATPWMIVRGTTASDTQPADASFDHADAAVVLGARVYADGRPSRFLRERVETGVQLYLDGTVDRLIMSGDGSDSSGFGEPSVMRQVAENMGVPPEAIEEDPLGVDTYSSCVNARDTFGASSVIMVSQEFHVPRAVWVCDRIGLSAQGAYPPQRLTKSTLTGHVREIAADAKAMLDVWSGRVPDGTS, from the coding sequence ATGAGGTCCCGCACGCGCCTGCACCCTCGCTACCGCTGGCTGGTGGCTGCCTTGGTGCTGGTGCCTACGGCCATCGCGACCCCGTGGATGATCGTGCGGGGAACCACGGCTTCGGACACCCAACCGGCGGACGCTTCGTTTGACCACGCCGACGCCGCCGTCGTGCTGGGGGCCCGCGTGTACGCGGACGGGCGCCCGTCGCGCTTTCTCCGCGAGCGCGTCGAGACGGGAGTGCAGTTGTATCTCGACGGCACCGTTGACCGCCTCATCATGAGCGGCGACGGTTCCGATAGTTCCGGATTCGGCGAGCCGAGCGTGATGCGCCAGGTCGCGGAGAACATGGGGGTGCCGCCGGAGGCCATCGAAGAGGACCCCCTGGGCGTCGACACCTACTCGTCGTGCGTGAACGCCCGCGACACTTTCGGGGCCAGCAGCGTGATCATGGTCAGCCAGGAATTCCACGTCCCGCGCGCGGTGTGGGTGTGCGACCGCATCGGCCTGTCCGCCCAGGGCGCGTACCCACCTCAACGTCTCACCAAGTCAACGCTGACGGGACACGTGCGCGAGATCGCGGCGGACGCGAAGGCCATGTTGGACGTGTGGAGCGGCAGGGTTCCCGACGGCACGTCCTGA
- a CDS encoding glycoside hydrolase family 3 N-terminal domain-containing protein: MRPTPIKGAALFAMLGMTLTLAACTSDPDDDTPTAQPAKYETREVTDGTTTFVVVDNPADGATLSYGVDSGITLIDEVIDGSTYAFKDMNANGELDTWEDWRVDSSERAADLASQMSIEQIAGLMLFSSHERSPADGLTDAQKTYLSESNLRAVLNAAGSDAEVTVPWVNSMQAYVETLATADTPYVPVNFASDPRSTAGSGGYNAEGADISRWPSNLGLAATFDSSYTLTFAEMASAEYRALGITTALSPQVDLATEPRWSRVGGTFGEDAAQAAELTGAYVTGFQTTGGDTEWGAESVNAMIKHWAGDGPGEGGREGHTTSGKYGVYPGDNLDEHVSVFQGALDSAAVMTAYSIALDANGDPLFEDRTGTAYDSGRMAILRDDNSYEGVVVTDWGVMTGSNDEGAFLAMAWGAEDLTPAERYVEVLGTGHDMFGGVNDATFILEAADLWQEKFEAGDLDMDAETRFQLSGTRILNMMFQVGLYESAFLDPAESSSVLASEDKVAAGYDAQLASVVMLKNDGVIAEGGDWSDKTVYIPQSYDIGIPGAFGPATYTQGPTMDLDVAAQYFGTVVTDEVELDAEGKVVSYTAPDLSDVDLVLVGMDSPNSGGTFTNAGLTVAEDGTKTWTPLTLQYGPYVADGENVRKVSISGDILEDGTVENRSYFGNTAYITNAADLDAFKRAVAAVEASGNDIPVITVLKAVNPIIPAEFEAESDAILVSFGTSDQAVIDVALGQYEPSGRLPIQFPADMDTVEAQFEDVAKDMTPYTDANGNAYDYGFGLNYSGPIAN, encoded by the coding sequence ATGAGGCCTACGCCTATCAAGGGTGCGGCGCTTTTCGCGATGCTGGGCATGACGCTCACGCTCGCAGCGTGCACCAGCGACCCCGACGATGACACTCCCACGGCCCAGCCAGCCAAGTACGAGACGCGAGAGGTCACCGACGGCACCACCACGTTCGTCGTGGTGGACAACCCTGCCGACGGCGCCACGCTGTCATACGGTGTGGACAGTGGCATCACGCTCATCGACGAGGTCATCGACGGCTCGACGTACGCGTTCAAGGACATGAACGCCAACGGCGAGTTGGACACGTGGGAGGACTGGCGCGTCGACTCGAGCGAGCGCGCAGCCGACCTCGCTTCGCAGATGTCGATCGAGCAGATTGCCGGCCTCATGCTCTTCAGCTCGCACGAGCGCTCACCTGCGGACGGCCTGACGGACGCCCAGAAGACCTATCTGTCCGAGTCGAACCTGCGCGCAGTACTGAACGCAGCTGGCAGCGACGCAGAAGTGACGGTCCCGTGGGTCAACTCCATGCAGGCATACGTCGAGACGCTCGCGACCGCTGACACGCCTTACGTGCCCGTGAACTTCGCCTCCGACCCGCGCTCAACCGCTGGTTCGGGCGGATACAACGCTGAGGGCGCCGACATCTCTCGCTGGCCCTCCAACCTGGGCCTCGCGGCGACGTTCGACTCGTCCTACACGCTCACCTTTGCCGAGATGGCGTCGGCCGAGTACCGCGCGCTGGGCATCACCACTGCCTTGAGCCCGCAGGTTGACCTGGCCACCGAGCCTCGTTGGAGCCGCGTGGGTGGCACCTTCGGTGAAGACGCGGCTCAAGCGGCCGAGCTCACTGGCGCCTACGTCACCGGATTCCAGACCACTGGTGGCGACACCGAGTGGGGCGCAGAGTCGGTCAACGCCATGATCAAGCACTGGGCTGGAGACGGTCCCGGTGAGGGTGGCCGCGAAGGTCACACCACCTCAGGCAAGTACGGCGTCTACCCCGGCGACAACCTTGACGAGCACGTCTCCGTCTTCCAGGGAGCGCTCGACTCGGCAGCAGTCATGACGGCGTACTCGATCGCGCTTGACGCGAACGGCGACCCGCTGTTCGAGGACCGCACCGGTACGGCGTACGACTCCGGCCGTATGGCGATCCTGCGCGACGACAACTCTTACGAGGGTGTCGTCGTGACCGACTGGGGCGTCATGACGGGCTCGAACGACGAGGGTGCCTTCCTCGCCATGGCGTGGGGCGCCGAGGACCTGACCCCCGCCGAGCGCTACGTCGAGGTGCTGGGCACCGGACACGACATGTTCGGTGGCGTGAACGACGCGACCTTCATCCTCGAGGCTGCCGACCTGTGGCAGGAGAAGTTCGAGGCAGGTGACCTCGATATGGACGCGGAAACTCGCTTCCAACTGTCCGGCACGCGCATCCTCAACATGATGTTCCAGGTGGGCCTGTACGAGTCGGCCTTCCTCGACCCTGCGGAGTCCTCCTCTGTTCTCGCCTCTGAGGACAAGGTGGCTGCTGGCTACGACGCTCAACTCGCGTCGGTCGTCATGCTGAAGAACGACGGCGTGATCGCAGAGGGCGGCGACTGGTCAGACAAGACCGTGTACATCCCGCAGTCATACGACATCGGCATCCCGGGAGCATTTGGTCCCGCGACGTACACGCAAGGTCCGACCATGGATCTGGACGTGGCCGCTCAGTACTTCGGCACCGTCGTCACCGATGAGGTCGAACTGGACGCAGAGGGCAAGGTCGTGAGCTACACCGCTCCTGACCTGTCCGACGTCGACTTGGTACTCGTCGGGATGGACAGCCCGAACTCGGGCGGCACCTTCACCAACGCGGGCCTCACGGTTGCTGAGGATGGCACCAAGACGTGGACGCCCCTCACGCTGCAGTACGGTCCTTACGTTGCTGACGGAGAGAACGTCCGCAAGGTCTCGATCTCGGGGGACATTCTCGAGGACGGTACCGTGGAGAACCGCTCCTACTTCGGCAACACCGCGTACATTACGAACGCTGCAGACCTGGACGCCTTCAAGCGCGCAGTGGCTGCTGTCGAGGCCTCTGGGAACGACATCCCGGTGATCACCGTTCTGAAGGCGGTCAACCCGATCATCCCCGCCGAGTTCGAAGCGGAGTCTGACGCGATCCTTGTCAGCTTCGGCACCTCCGACCAGGCCGTGATCGACGTGGCGCTGGGTCAGTACGAGCCTTCGGGCCGTCTGCCGATCCAGTTCCCGGCCGACATGGACACTGTCGAGGCTCAGTTTGAGGACGTCGCGAAGGACATGACGCCTTACACCGATGCCAACGGCAACGCGTACGACTACGGGTTCGGCCTGAACTACTCGGGTCCGATCGCTAACTAA
- a CDS encoding acyl-CoA carboxylase subunit beta, with amino-acid sequence MTAAIETPEAAALEKQHARGKKTARERVELLLDEGSFVEFDALTRHRATAFGLDKNRPFGDGVVTGYGTVDGRQVAVYSQDFTVFGGSLGETHGHKITKVQDFALRTGVPLIGISDGGGARIQEGVAALTQFAEIFRRNVAASGVIPQISIILGPSAGGAVYSPALTDFIVMADGTSQMFITGPDVIKSVTGEEVTFEDLGGGQTHNVKSGVAHYLADDEDDAIEYVQHLLQFLPQNNLSDPTVWDMEADLDVTDDDLALDALVPDSDNQPYDMKTVIETVLDDGDFLEVQPLFASNVVVGFGHVEGHSVGVVANQPLSMAGTLDINAAEKAARFVRTCDAFNIPVLTFVDVPGFLPGVDQEHQGIIRRGAKLIYAYAEATVPLITVITRKAYGGAYIVMASKQLGADINLAWPTAQIAVMGASGAVNILSRRALAEVEKAGGDVDAERQALIDDYEASIVNPYNAADKGYVDAVIEPSQTRAQIVRGLRALRTKRAALPPKKHGNIPL; translated from the coding sequence ATGACCGCCGCGATCGAGACGCCGGAAGCCGCGGCGCTGGAGAAGCAGCACGCTCGCGGCAAGAAGACGGCGCGCGAGCGCGTGGAACTGTTGCTCGACGAGGGTTCCTTCGTCGAGTTCGACGCCCTCACGCGCCACCGCGCCACCGCGTTCGGACTGGACAAGAACCGCCCCTTTGGCGACGGCGTCGTCACCGGCTACGGCACCGTCGACGGTCGCCAGGTGGCCGTCTACTCTCAAGACTTCACCGTGTTCGGCGGTTCGCTGGGCGAGACCCACGGCCACAAGATCACCAAGGTGCAGGACTTCGCGTTGCGTACAGGAGTGCCGCTCATCGGGATCTCCGACGGCGGTGGCGCGCGCATCCAAGAGGGCGTCGCCGCCCTCACCCAGTTCGCCGAAATCTTCCGGCGCAACGTCGCCGCGTCCGGCGTCATCCCCCAGATCTCGATCATCTTGGGGCCGAGCGCCGGCGGTGCCGTCTACTCGCCCGCCCTGACCGACTTCATCGTCATGGCGGACGGCACGTCGCAAATGTTCATCACCGGCCCTGACGTCATCAAGTCGGTCACGGGAGAAGAGGTCACGTTCGAGGACCTTGGCGGCGGTCAGACGCACAACGTCAAGTCTGGCGTGGCCCACTACCTCGCCGACGACGAGGACGACGCGATCGAGTACGTGCAGCACTTGCTGCAGTTCCTTCCGCAAAACAACCTCTCGGACCCCACCGTGTGGGACATGGAAGCTGACCTTGACGTCACGGACGACGACCTCGCGCTCGACGCGCTGGTGCCGGATAGCGACAACCAGCCCTATGACATGAAGACCGTCATCGAGACCGTGCTCGACGACGGCGACTTCCTCGAGGTGCAGCCTCTGTTCGCCTCCAACGTGGTCGTCGGCTTCGGTCACGTCGAGGGCCACTCGGTGGGTGTGGTCGCCAACCAGCCGTTGTCGATGGCTGGCACCCTCGATATCAACGCTGCGGAGAAGGCCGCGCGGTTTGTGCGCACGTGCGATGCGTTCAACATCCCCGTCTTGACGTTCGTGGACGTGCCAGGCTTCCTACCTGGCGTTGACCAAGAGCACCAGGGCATCATTCGCCGCGGAGCCAAACTGATCTACGCCTATGCAGAGGCCACCGTGCCGCTCATCACCGTGATCACACGCAAGGCTTATGGCGGCGCGTACATCGTGATGGCATCCAAGCAACTTGGCGCCGACATCAACCTGGCCTGGCCCACCGCTCAGATTGCCGTGATGGGAGCGAGCGGCGCCGTCAACATCCTGTCGCGACGCGCCCTCGCCGAGGTCGAGAAGGCTGGCGGGGACGTCGACGCCGAACGGCAAGCGCTGATCGACGACTACGAGGCGAGCATCGTCAATCCCTACAACGCAGCTGACAAGGGCTACGTGGACGCCGTGATCGAACCGTCGCAGACGCGCGCGCAGATTGTGCGTGGACTGCGCGCCCTGCGCACCAAGCGCGCGGCACTTCCCCCCAAGAAGCACGGGAACATCCCGCTATGA
- a CDS encoding nucleoside triphosphate pyrophosphatase: MTVPFVLASASPARLAVLRAAGISPTVIVSGVDEDALLAAAASPSGDGPSPADAVLLLARAKAEDVAARQPNALVLGCDSMLELDGEALGKPGDADTARARWHAMRGRVGVLHTGHWLIDARDGVTSATGRTASTTVHFADLTDEEIDAYVATGEPLSVAGAFTVDGIGGPFVERIEGDHHNVVGVSLPVLRHLLNELGVRIQDLWVPTS; the protein is encoded by the coding sequence GTGACCGTCCCCTTTGTGCTCGCCTCCGCCTCCCCCGCTCGTCTCGCCGTGTTGCGGGCTGCCGGGATTTCCCCCACCGTGATCGTCAGCGGCGTCGACGAGGATGCCTTGCTTGCGGCAGCGGCGAGTCCTTCTGGGGACGGGCCCTCCCCGGCCGACGCCGTACTCCTATTGGCACGAGCCAAGGCCGAAGACGTGGCCGCGCGACAGCCCAACGCGCTCGTCCTGGGCTGCGACTCGATGCTCGAACTCGATGGCGAAGCGCTGGGGAAGCCTGGCGATGCGGATACGGCGCGCGCGCGCTGGCACGCGATGCGAGGTCGGGTGGGCGTCCTTCACACGGGGCATTGGCTCATCGACGCACGAGACGGCGTCACCTCGGCAACCGGCAGGACCGCCTCGACCACGGTCCACTTTGCCGACCTGACGGACGAGGAGATCGATGCCTACGTCGCCACCGGCGAGCCGCTCAGCGTCGCCGGCGCCTTCACCGTCGACGGCATCGGCGGCCCCTTTGTGGAGCGCATCGAGGGCGACCATCACAACGTTGTGGGCGTCAGCCTGCCCGTTCTCCGCCACTTGCTGAACGAGCTTGGAGTGAGGATTCAGGACCTCTGGGTCCCGACTTCCTGA
- a CDS encoding FeoA family protein: MQLIAMAPGTRAHVRAVSADSAAVLRLREMGIRPGALLRLTARGASGSRIVSIGASRLAIDSATCALIEVDPS, encoded by the coding sequence ATGCAGCTCATTGCGATGGCGCCGGGCACGCGGGCACACGTCCGCGCCGTCAGTGCGGACTCGGCCGCGGTACTCCGTCTGCGCGAGATGGGCATCAGGCCGGGCGCGCTTCTGCGGCTCACGGCACGGGGTGCATCCGGCTCACGCATCGTGTCGATCGGCGCCTCCCGGTTAGCCATCGACTCCGCGACGTGCGCGTTGATCGAGGTGGATCCGTCATGA
- a CDS encoding ferrous iron transporter B produces MKQAVRTASILLVGNPNVGKSTLFNGLTKARQRVVNAPGTTVALASGTWRVSGEDLSLVDLPGTYSLIARSPDEQVAADAVNNADHNVAVVVLDATALSRSLYLLGQVAAAGRPVVAALTMVDLAQARGLQPDAAALSTALGVPVIEVNGRSGAGRAALERAVAAALVHPPMVHGIEPHKHAATLPDTLACTQHLFDWVESITDAAVPAGEPRLTFTDRLDRVLLNPWLGLPAFLAVVWAVFQLTTVVAGPLMDAAAQLIEGPVASATSSLLDSLRAPDWIVSFTVNGVLAGVGTVLSFVPLMAIMFVAVGTLEGSGYLARVAVVADRAMRSLGLDGRAMLPLVVGFGCNVPALSATAVLPHARQRLLTGLLVPLTSCTARLAVYLMLAHTFFPSQAGTVVFAMYVGSVVLVIGWGLIARRTVLRDIVPEPLIIALPDYQLPHVPSLGMSVWTRVTSFVRKAGTIIVVVVMALWVLQAIPVRGGHELADVPVEDSVYGAVAHAAAPALSPLGLDDWKIASALVTGVAAKEVVIAALAQSYAIDDEAAGAEATLGEQLRATVEETSGGHAGAAALALMIFTLSYLPCLATLAEQRRLYGTRWTALAAGAQFVGAYAIATAVFQVGKLL; encoded by the coding sequence ATGAAGCAAGCAGTACGGACCGCAAGCATCCTGTTGGTGGGCAACCCCAACGTCGGCAAGTCCACGCTGTTCAACGGCCTCACCAAGGCACGCCAGCGCGTGGTCAACGCCCCTGGCACGACGGTGGCGCTGGCTTCCGGAACGTGGCGCGTAAGCGGCGAGGATCTCTCGCTCGTTGACCTCCCAGGCACCTACAGCCTGATCGCTCGCTCGCCAGACGAGCAGGTCGCGGCCGACGCGGTCAACAACGCCGATCACAACGTCGCCGTGGTGGTGCTCGACGCGACGGCACTCAGCCGCTCGCTCTACCTGCTCGGACAGGTGGCCGCTGCCGGGCGGCCAGTCGTGGCGGCGCTCACCATGGTCGACTTGGCCCAGGCGAGAGGGCTGCAGCCAGACGCGGCGGCATTGTCGACCGCGCTCGGAGTGCCCGTCATAGAGGTCAACGGCCGTTCGGGTGCGGGTCGCGCGGCACTCGAACGAGCCGTTGCCGCCGCACTCGTACACCCACCAATGGTGCACGGGATCGAGCCGCATAAACATGCAGCCACGCTCCCCGACACCCTGGCCTGCACCCAGCATCTCTTCGACTGGGTGGAATCGATCACCGATGCGGCGGTCCCCGCAGGCGAGCCGCGCCTCACCTTCACCGATCGCCTCGACCGGGTGCTCCTCAACCCGTGGCTCGGCCTGCCGGCCTTCCTCGCGGTGGTGTGGGCCGTGTTCCAACTGACCACCGTGGTGGCCGGGCCCCTGATGGATGCTGCCGCGCAACTCATCGAAGGGCCGGTCGCGTCTGCCACGTCGTCGCTCCTCGACTCACTGCGTGCGCCCGACTGGATCGTCTCCTTCACCGTCAACGGCGTGCTCGCCGGCGTCGGCACCGTACTCTCCTTTGTCCCCCTCATGGCGATCATGTTCGTGGCCGTCGGCACGCTTGAAGGCAGCGGCTACCTCGCTCGCGTCGCTGTGGTCGCCGACCGCGCGATGCGCTCCCTCGGCCTCGACGGGCGCGCCATGCTGCCGCTCGTGGTGGGCTTCGGCTGCAACGTTCCTGCCCTGTCCGCTACTGCCGTGCTCCCCCACGCACGTCAGCGGCTCCTCACCGGACTGCTCGTGCCGCTCACCTCGTGCACGGCCCGCCTTGCCGTCTACCTCATGCTCGCTCACACGTTCTTCCCGTCCCAGGCAGGCACGGTGGTATTCGCCATGTACGTGGGGTCCGTGGTGCTCGTGATCGGCTGGGGCCTGATTGCGCGCCGCACGGTGCTGCGCGACATCGTCCCCGAGCCCCTCATCATCGCGCTGCCCGACTACCAACTCCCCCACGTGCCCTCGCTCGGCATGAGCGTGTGGACGCGCGTCACATCCTTTGTGCGCAAGGCGGGAACCATCATCGTGGTGGTCGTCATGGCGCTGTGGGTGCTGCAGGCGATCCCCGTGCGAGGCGGCCACGAGCTCGCCGACGTCCCCGTCGAGGATTCGGTATACGGCGCGGTCGCTCACGCCGCCGCCCCAGCCCTCAGTCCCCTGGGCCTTGACGATTGGAAGATCGCCTCGGCGCTCGTCACTGGCGTCGCTGCCAAAGAGGTGGTGATCGCGGCGCTCGCGCAGTCTTACGCGATCGACGACGAGGCGGCCGGCGCGGAGGCGACACTCGGCGAGCAGCTTCGAGCCACGGTGGAAGAGACCTCTGGCGGCCATGCGGGTGCAGCCGCACTCGCTCTCATGATCTTCACCCTGTCCTACCTGCCGTGCCTCGCCACACTTGCGGAGCAGCGTCGGCTCTATGGCACGCGGTGGACGGCCCTCGCGGCTGGCGCCCAGTTCGTAGGCGCCTACGCGATCGCCACCGCCGTCTTCCAGGTGGGGAAGTTGCTGTGA
- a CDS encoding alpha-N-arabinofuranosidase — protein MPTVPAHLSIDPASRIGTVNRRLFGGFVEHLGRHIYTGIYEPGHPTADQQGFRGDVIDLVRELGVSTIRYPGGNFVSAYRWEDGVGPREQRPRRLDLAWHSTETNEVGLQEFSEWLERVDSDLMLAVNLGTRGLQEALDLLEYANVPAGSELSDRRVSHGRTEPYGVTMWCLGNEMDGPWQIGHSTAEAYGALAAQTARAMRQLDSRIELVACGSSGAGMPTFGQWERTVLDHAYDEVDYISCHAYYEELEGDTASFLASAVDMDRFIEKVVEAADEVKQRKGSAKTINISFDEWNVWYISRFENVDKITGIDNWPVAPRLLEDEYSVLDAVVFGSLMISLIKHADRVTSASLAQLVNVIAPIMTEPGGPAWRQTTFFPFALTSRLARGEAIDVHVEAETYATTTYGEVPLVDAVATHDADAGAAAVFLVNRSQVESQTVVVDVSSLGHVRVVESHALFDEDIRASNTLAQPERVGLRELPCSIDGEGRLTVELPPVSWAAVALSCTPAAS, from the coding sequence GTGCCCACCGTTCCCGCCCACCTGAGCATCGACCCCGCCTCGCGTATCGGAACGGTCAACCGCCGCCTGTTCGGCGGTTTCGTTGAGCACCTGGGGCGGCACATCTACACCGGCATCTACGAGCCTGGACATCCCACCGCGGACCAGCAGGGGTTCCGTGGTGACGTGATCGACCTGGTGCGTGAACTCGGCGTCTCCACCATCCGATACCCAGGCGGAAACTTCGTGTCGGCGTATCGATGGGAGGACGGCGTTGGCCCGCGAGAGCAGCGGCCGCGCCGACTCGACCTTGCCTGGCACTCCACCGAGACGAATGAGGTGGGGCTTCAAGAGTTTTCCGAGTGGCTCGAGCGAGTCGACAGCGACCTGATGCTTGCGGTCAACCTTGGTACCCGTGGCCTTCAAGAGGCCCTTGATCTGCTGGAGTACGCCAACGTGCCTGCAGGCAGCGAGCTTTCCGATCGCCGCGTATCTCATGGCCGCACAGAGCCATACGGCGTCACCATGTGGTGCCTCGGCAACGAGATGGACGGCCCGTGGCAGATTGGCCACAGCACCGCCGAGGCGTATGGCGCGCTCGCCGCGCAGACCGCCAGGGCGATGCGCCAGCTCGACTCGCGCATCGAACTGGTCGCTTGCGGCTCCTCCGGCGCAGGGATGCCGACCTTCGGGCAGTGGGAACGTACGGTGCTTGACCATGCCTACGACGAGGTGGACTACATCTCCTGCCACGCCTACTACGAGGAGCTGGAAGGGGACACGGCAAGCTTCCTGGCGTCGGCCGTTGACATGGACCGCTTCATCGAAAAAGTGGTCGAAGCCGCCGACGAGGTGAAGCAGCGCAAGGGTTCTGCCAAGACCATCAACATCTCGTTCGACGAGTGGAACGTCTGGTACATCTCGCGATTCGAAAACGTGGACAAGATCACCGGCATCGACAACTGGCCCGTCGCGCCGCGCCTGCTTGAAGACGAGTACTCGGTGCTCGACGCCGTGGTGTTCGGCTCGCTGATGATTTCGCTGATTAAGCACGCGGACAGGGTCACGAGTGCGTCGCTGGCTCAGTTGGTCAACGTGATCGCGCCGATCATGACGGAGCCGGGCGGTCCCGCGTGGCGCCAGACCACCTTCTTCCCGTTCGCGCTCACCTCCCGGCTCGCACGCGGCGAGGCGATCGACGTGCACGTAGAGGCGGAGACGTATGCGACCACCACGTATGGAGAGGTGCCGCTCGTCGACGCCGTTGCGACGCATGACGCCGACGCCGGGGCGGCCGCGGTCTTCTTGGTGAACAGGTCTCAGGTCGAGTCACAAACAGTCGTGGTGGACGTCAGCAGCCTGGGTCACGTGAGGGTGGTGGAGAGCCATGCCCTGTTCGACGAGGACATCCGCGCCAGCAATACGCTTGCTCAGCCCGAGCGCGTGGGCTTGAGGGAACTGCCGTGCTCTATCGACGGCGAGGGAAGGTTGACGGTCGAACTGCCACCCGTGTCGTGGGCCGCAGTCGCATTGTCCTGCACTCCGGCGGCAAGCTAG
- a CDS encoding acyl-CoA carboxylase subunit epsilon produces the protein MSDVDGVMDASASMRVVRGAPNDDELAALVAGMAAMASVAHDEEEPGSPTSAWMDRARTMRGIKVGVLGRGPGAWRHSLR, from the coding sequence ATGAGTGACGTCGACGGCGTCATGGATGCCTCCGCATCGATGCGGGTGGTGCGCGGCGCCCCTAACGACGACGAACTGGCCGCTCTCGTCGCGGGGATGGCGGCCATGGCGAGCGTCGCCCACGACGAGGAGGAGCCAGGCTCCCCCACCTCGGCATGGATGGATCGCGCGCGCACGATGCGCGGCATCAAGGTGGGCGTACTTGGCCGCGGGCCAGGCGCTTGGCGGCACTCGCTCAGATGA